A DNA window from Pseudomonas sp. GD03919 contains the following coding sequences:
- a CDS encoding ABC transporter substrate-binding protein encodes MKAISRLTTAVSLAALLPLSATAGEVEVLHWWTSGGEKRAADTLQKLVETQGHKWKDFAVAGGGGEAAMTVLKTRAVSGNPPAAAQIKGPDIQEWGELGLLADLNDIAAEQNWDGLLLPQVIEVMKYQGDYVAVPVNVHRVNWLWINPQVFEKAGATPLTTLDEFFAAADKLKAAGFIAIAHGGQPWQDGTVFEDLAISILGPEGFRKAFVEQDRATLTGDKMVEVFAALQKLRGYIDADAAGRDWNSATGLVIDGKAGMQIMGDWAKSEWTAAGKVAGKDYECLAFPGTQGSFAFNIDSLAMFKLNDADNRKAQEDLARTVMGNEFQEFFNQNKGSIPVRMDQDMSSFDACAQKSMADFKEAAADGGLQPSLAHGMAASSYVQGAVFDVVTNFFNDPKADPKRAAQQLAAAIQAVQ; translated from the coding sequence ATGAAAGCGATCTCTCGCCTGACCACTGCCGTTTCCCTTGCCGCCCTGTTGCCCCTGTCCGCCACTGCCGGTGAAGTCGAAGTGCTGCACTGGTGGACCTCCGGTGGTGAAAAACGCGCTGCCGATACCCTGCAAAAACTGGTCGAAACCCAGGGCCACAAATGGAAGGATTTCGCCGTGGCCGGTGGTGGCGGTGAAGCGGCCATGACCGTGCTGAAGACCCGCGCCGTATCCGGCAACCCGCCCGCCGCGGCGCAGATCAAGGGCCCGGATATCCAGGAGTGGGGCGAACTGGGCCTGCTCGCCGATCTCAACGACATCGCTGCCGAGCAGAACTGGGACGGCCTGCTGCTGCCGCAGGTGATCGAAGTCATGAAGTACCAGGGCGACTACGTGGCGGTGCCGGTCAACGTGCACCGGGTCAACTGGTTGTGGATCAACCCACAAGTGTTCGAAAAGGCTGGCGCCACGCCGCTGACCACCCTCGACGAATTCTTCGCTGCCGCCGACAAGCTCAAGGCGGCCGGCTTCATCGCCATCGCCCATGGCGGGCAGCCCTGGCAGGACGGCACCGTGTTCGAAGACCTGGCCATCAGCATTCTCGGCCCCGAGGGCTTTCGCAAGGCCTTCGTCGAGCAGGATCGCGCCACCCTGACCGGCGACAAGATGGTCGAGGTATTCGCCGCCCTGCAGAAACTGCGTGGCTATATCGATGCCGACGCCGCCGGGCGCGACTGGAACAGCGCCACCGGCCTGGTGATCGACGGCAAGGCCGGCATGCAGATCATGGGCGACTGGGCCAAGAGCGAGTGGACCGCCGCCGGCAAGGTCGCCGGCAAGGACTACGAATGCCTGGCCTTCCCCGGCACCCAGGGCAGCTTCGCCTTCAACATCGACTCGCTGGCGATGTTCAAGCTGAACGACGCCGACAACCGCAAGGCCCAGGAAGACCTGGCGCGCACGGTGATGGGCAACGAGTTCCAGGAATTTTTCAACCAGAACAAGGGTTCGATCCCGGTGCGCATGGACCAGGACATGAGCAGCTTCGACGCCTGCGCGCAGAAGTCCATGGCCGACTTCAAGGAGGCCGCCGCCGATGGCGGTCTGCAGCCGAGCCTGGCCCACGGCATGGCCGCGTCCAGCTACGTGCAGGGTGCGGTGTTCGACGTGGTGACCAACTTCTTCAACGACCCCAAGGCCGACCCCAAGCGCGCCGCCCAGCAACTGGCGGCGGCGATTCAGGCGGTGCAGTGA
- a CDS encoding carbohydrate ABC transporter permease, which yields MSSNAVITKASPLDVLQRWLPKLVLAPSMVIVLVGFYGYIGWTFLLAFTNSRFMPSYNFVGLQQYARLWDNDRWWVASQNLLVFGGLFIAISLAIGVLLAVLLDQRIRREGFIRTIFLYPMALSMIVTGTAWKWLLNPGLGLDKLLRDWGWEGFRFDWLVDPDRVVYCLVMAAVWQSSGFVMALFLAGLRSVDQSIIRAAQVDGASLPSIYLRIVLPSLGPVFFSALMILAHIAIKSFDLVASMTAGGPGYASDLPAMFMYAHTFTRGQMGLGAASAMLMLGAVLAILVPYLYSELRGKRHE from the coding sequence ATGAGTTCAAACGCAGTCATCACCAAAGCCTCACCGCTGGATGTCCTGCAGCGCTGGCTGCCCAAGCTGGTGCTGGCGCCGAGCATGGTCATCGTGCTGGTGGGCTTCTACGGCTATATCGGCTGGACCTTCCTGCTGGCATTCACCAACTCGCGCTTCATGCCCAGCTACAACTTCGTCGGGCTGCAGCAGTACGCGCGGCTGTGGGACAACGACCGCTGGTGGGTGGCGAGCCAGAACCTGCTGGTGTTCGGTGGGCTGTTCATCGCCATCAGCCTGGCCATCGGCGTGCTGCTGGCGGTGCTGCTGGACCAGCGCATCCGCCGCGAAGGCTTTATCCGCACCATCTTTCTCTACCCCATGGCACTGTCGATGATTGTCACCGGCACCGCCTGGAAGTGGCTGCTCAACCCCGGTCTGGGTCTGGACAAGCTGCTGCGCGACTGGGGCTGGGAAGGCTTTCGCTTCGACTGGCTGGTGGACCCGGATCGCGTCGTCTACTGCCTGGTGATGGCCGCCGTGTGGCAGTCCTCGGGCTTCGTCATGGCGCTGTTCCTCGCCGGGCTGCGCAGCGTCGATCAGTCGATCATCCGCGCCGCCCAGGTCGATGGCGCCAGCCTGCCGAGCATCTACCTGCGCATCGTGCTGCCGAGCCTGGGCCCGGTGTTCTTCAGCGCGCTGATGATCCTCGCCCATATCGCCATCAAGAGCTTCGACCTGGTCGCCTCGATGACCGCCGGCGGCCCCGGCTACGCCTCCGACCTGCCGGCGATGTTCATGTACGCCCACACCTTTACCCGTGGCCAGATGGGCCTCGGCGCCGCCAGCGCGATGCTGATGCTCGGCGCGGTGCTGGCGATCCTGGTGCCGTATCTGTATTCCGAACTGCGAGGCAAACGCCATGAATGA
- a CDS encoding ABC transporter ATP-binding protein: protein MAILELRNVNKSYGSGLADTLKNIELAIDSGEFLILVGPSGCGKSTLMNCIAGLEDISGGAILVDGADISGMSPKDRDIAMVFQSYALYPTMTVKDNIAFGLKMRKLPPAEIEAEVARVAKLLQIEHLLSRKPGQLSGGQQQRVAMGRALARRPKIYLFDEPLSNLDAKLRVEMRTEIKLMHQRLKTTTVYVTHDQIEAMTLGDKVAVMKDGIIQQFGTPQEIYNDPANQFVASFIGSPPMNFIPLRTQVRDGQCFGLLDSGQARCELPLGAAAELEGRELILGVRPEQIQLAGAGLTLPSLRAEVEVVEPTGPETLVFVSLNQTKVCCRLAPDAAPQAGSSLDLQFDPARVLLFDATSGERLRPGKRQATDNKVAQFKLG, encoded by the coding sequence ATGGCTATCCTCGAACTGCGCAACGTCAACAAATCCTACGGCAGCGGCCTGGCGGACACCCTGAAGAACATCGAACTGGCCATCGACTCCGGCGAGTTCCTGATCCTGGTCGGCCCCTCCGGCTGCGGCAAGTCCACCCTGATGAACTGCATCGCCGGCTTGGAGGACATCAGCGGCGGGGCGATTCTGGTGGACGGCGCCGACATCAGCGGCATGAGCCCGAAGGATCGCGACATCGCCATGGTGTTCCAGTCCTACGCGCTGTACCCGACCATGACGGTGAAGGACAACATCGCCTTCGGCCTGAAGATGCGCAAGCTGCCGCCTGCCGAGATCGAGGCCGAGGTGGCGCGCGTGGCCAAGCTGCTGCAGATCGAGCATCTGCTGTCGCGCAAGCCCGGCCAGCTCTCCGGTGGCCAGCAGCAGCGCGTGGCCATGGGCCGGGCGTTGGCGCGGCGACCGAAGATCTACCTGTTCGACGAGCCGCTGTCGAACCTCGACGCCAAGCTGCGCGTGGAGATGCGCACCGAAATCAAGCTGATGCACCAGCGCCTGAAGACCACCACGGTGTACGTCACCCACGACCAGATCGAGGCCATGACCCTGGGCGACAAGGTGGCGGTGATGAAGGACGGCATCATTCAGCAGTTCGGCACCCCGCAGGAAATCTACAACGACCCGGCCAACCAGTTTGTCGCCAGCTTTATCGGTTCGCCGCCGATGAACTTCATCCCGCTGCGCACGCAGGTACGCGATGGCCAGTGCTTCGGTTTGCTCGACTCCGGGCAGGCGCGCTGCGAGCTGCCGCTTGGCGCGGCGGCGGAGCTGGAAGGGCGTGAGCTGATCCTCGGCGTGCGTCCCGAGCAGATCCAGCTGGCCGGCGCCGGCTTGACGCTGCCGAGCCTGCGTGCCGAGGTCGAGGTGGTCGAGCCCACCGGCCCGGAGACCCTGGTGTTCGTCAGCCTCAACCAGACCAAGGTGTGCTGCCGCCTGGCCCCGGACGCCGCGCCGCAGGCTGGCAGCAGCCTCGACCTGCAGTTCGATCCGGCGCGCGTGCTGCTGTTCGACGCCACCAGCGGCGAGCGCCTGCGCCCGGGAAAGCGCCAGGCCACTGACAACAAGGTGGCCCAGTTCAAGCTCGGTTAG
- a CDS encoding IS5 family transposase produces the protein MPRLLLNDEHWSKLREILLHKAIYNKRDLRMTVEGMLYRMRTGCPWRDLPKEFGNWNKVYKRFNAWSAAGKWFKVFKMLVEEPDMEWVFIDGSYAKAHQHSAGAASANDEAIGKSRAGNTSKIHLAVDAHGLPIEFEITGGQINDCTQAPALISKLPAAETIVADKGYDSERIREQVERQGAKAVIPRKRNSVKGNANLDRGLYRNRHLVENAFARLKHYRAVASRFDKLKRNYESVVAMACAFLWLPM, from the coding sequence ATGCCCCGATTACTACTCAACGACGAGCATTGGTCGAAGCTGCGGGAAATTCTCCTGCACAAGGCCATCTACAACAAGCGTGATCTACGAATGACCGTGGAGGGCATGCTGTACCGCATGCGCACGGGATGTCCCTGGAGAGACCTGCCCAAGGAGTTTGGTAACTGGAATAAGGTCTACAAACGCTTCAACGCATGGTCTGCTGCCGGCAAATGGTTCAAGGTCTTCAAGATGCTGGTGGAGGAGCCCGACATGGAGTGGGTGTTCATTGATGGCAGCTATGCCAAGGCTCACCAGCACAGCGCAGGTGCTGCCAGCGCAAACGATGAAGCTATAGGGAAAAGCCGAGCCGGCAATACCAGCAAGATTCATCTGGCGGTGGACGCCCATGGCTTGCCCATCGAGTTTGAAATCACGGGAGGCCAAATCAATGACTGCACTCAGGCACCCGCATTGATTTCCAAGCTCCCAGCGGCAGAAACCATCGTTGCGGATAAGGGCTATGACAGCGAGAGAATCCGAGAGCAAGTTGAGCGACAAGGGGCCAAGGCCGTGATCCCGAGGAAGCGTAACTCTGTGAAAGGCAACGCGAATCTGGACAGAGGTCTGTACCGCAATCGCCACCTGGTGGAAAACGCTTTCGCCCGGCTGAAGCACTACCGGGCGGTGGCCTCTCGATTCGACAAGCTCAAGAGAAATTACGAGAGCGTGGTGGCCATGGCCTGCGCCTTCCTATGGTTGCCCATGTAA
- a CDS encoding maltoporin gives MKTTQQTLTCSVGVPCLLALALALALATPQAQALEFSGYVRSGIGGADTGGTQQCFQLPGAQSKYRLGNECEQYIELDLRQDLFRLDDGSVISVEGMAQLYNQYDRTPKFTGDYGFARMNQMYAEWSNMPALNGGSLWAGRRFYKRNDIHITDFYYWNQSATGFGIDEMKIGDLKYSYVFSRKDNYDQEPYINRHDFNVGGFQVNPGGELEVGVSYIDKPDSTDANSGWAVSAQHKQQDFLGGVNTVALQYGRGPGTGLGYTGDPTLDSSNRSWRLVEYFDFQMTPRLGGQVQLVYQKDKRPDGADQNWLSIGGRTSYAFTEQFKLVGEIGRDQVEAPGGTRKLTKFTIAPTWSPSGPGFWERPEIRLYYTYASWNRAAQQAANLLADGSALSENGAFGSARNGSNFGVQVEYWWK, from the coding sequence ATGAAGACCACACAGCAAACCCTCACCTGTTCTGTCGGCGTTCCCTGCCTGCTGGCACTGGCACTGGCACTGGCTTTGGCCACGCCGCAGGCGCAGGCCTTGGAGTTCAGCGGCTACGTGCGCAGCGGTATCGGCGGGGCGGATACCGGCGGCACGCAGCAGTGCTTCCAGTTGCCGGGCGCGCAGTCCAAGTACCGCCTGGGTAACGAGTGCGAGCAGTACATCGAACTGGACCTGCGCCAGGACCTGTTTCGCCTGGATGATGGCTCGGTGATCAGCGTCGAGGGCATGGCCCAGCTCTACAACCAGTACGACCGCACGCCCAAGTTCACCGGCGACTATGGCTTCGCGCGGATGAACCAGATGTATGCGGAGTGGAGCAACATGCCGGCACTCAACGGCGGCTCGCTGTGGGCCGGACGGCGTTTCTACAAGCGGAACGACATCCACATCACCGACTTCTACTACTGGAACCAGAGCGCCACTGGTTTTGGTATCGACGAGATGAAGATCGGCGACCTCAAGTACAGCTACGTGTTCTCGCGCAAGGACAACTACGACCAGGAACCCTACATCAACCGCCACGATTTCAACGTCGGCGGTTTCCAGGTCAACCCCGGCGGCGAGCTGGAAGTGGGTGTCAGCTACATCGACAAGCCCGACAGCACCGACGCCAATAGCGGCTGGGCGGTGAGCGCACAACACAAACAGCAGGACTTCCTCGGCGGGGTCAACACCGTTGCCCTGCAATATGGGCGAGGGCCAGGTACCGGCCTGGGTTATACCGGTGATCCGACTCTCGACAGCAGCAATCGCAGCTGGCGCCTGGTGGAATATTTCGACTTCCAGATGACCCCGCGTCTCGGCGGCCAGGTGCAGCTGGTCTACCAGAAGGACAAGCGCCCGGACGGTGCGGACCAGAACTGGCTGTCCATCGGCGGGCGTACCAGCTATGCCTTCACCGAGCAGTTCAAGCTGGTCGGCGAGATCGGCCGCGACCAGGTCGAGGCGCCCGGTGGTACGCGCAAGCTGACCAAGTTCACCATCGCGCCGACCTGGTCGCCCTCAGGTCCTGGCTTCTGGGAACGACCGGAAATCCGCCTGTACTACACCTACGCCAGCTGGAACCGCGCCGCGCAACAGGCCGCCAACCTGCTGGCCGATGGCTCGGCGCTGTCCGAGAACGGCGCCTTCGGCAGCGCACGCAACGGCTCCAACTTCGGCGTGCAGGTGGAGTATTGGTGGAAGTAG
- the mapR gene encoding GntR family transcriptional regulator MpaR (MapR regulates genes involved in Pseudomonas quinolone signal (PQS) production and anthranilate metabolism), with translation MKRYEKFADEIAELIRTGVLGPGEKVPSVRHASRTYGVSPSTVFQAYYLLEDRGLIQARARSGYFVREHAKRPLHEPELTTHAAQTTEVDVSELVFSVLASLKDPHTVPFGSAFPSPDLFPLPRLAKSMAHALRMLSPHEIIADMTAGNADLRRQIALRYMVSGVMLPMEELVISNGAMEALNLCLQCVTQPGDLVAIESPTFYACLQVLERLQLKAVEIPVHPREGIDLGALSASLKQLPIKACWFMSSLQNPLGASMSETKKQALYDLLVEHQVPLIEDDVYAELYFGSHPPKPVKSFDREGLVMHCSSFSKSLAPGYRIGWVAGGRYAEQIARLKLMTTISPSVPAQAALADYLQHGGYDRHLRKLRHALEMQQSAMLASAARHFPASTRVTRPSGGYFLWFEFPERLDSLQLLRLALAQGISLAPGPIFSASQGFRHCARLNYGHPWNPRSEQAMEVLGRLVAGLL, from the coding sequence ATGAAACGCTACGAAAAATTTGCCGACGAGATCGCCGAGCTGATCCGTACCGGCGTGCTCGGCCCCGGCGAGAAGGTGCCCTCGGTGCGCCATGCCAGCCGCACCTATGGCGTCAGCCCCTCCACCGTGTTCCAGGCCTACTACCTGCTGGAGGATCGCGGCCTGATCCAGGCACGCGCGCGCTCCGGCTATTTCGTGCGCGAACACGCCAAACGCCCGCTGCACGAACCGGAGCTGACCACCCACGCGGCGCAAACCACCGAGGTCGACGTCAGCGAGCTGGTGTTCTCGGTACTCGCCTCGCTGAAGGACCCGCATACCGTGCCCTTCGGCTCGGCGTTCCCCAGCCCCGACCTGTTCCCGCTACCGCGTCTGGCCAAGAGCATGGCGCACGCGCTGCGCATGCTCTCGCCGCACGAGATCATCGCCGACATGACCGCCGGCAACGCCGACCTGCGCCGGCAGATCGCCCTGCGCTACATGGTCAGCGGCGTGATGCTGCCGATGGAGGAGCTGGTGATCAGCAACGGCGCCATGGAGGCGCTCAACCTCTGCCTGCAGTGCGTGACTCAACCAGGCGACCTGGTGGCCATCGAGTCACCGACCTTCTACGCCTGCCTGCAGGTGCTGGAGCGCTTGCAGCTCAAGGCGGTGGAAATCCCCGTGCACCCGCGCGAAGGCATCGACCTGGGCGCCCTGTCGGCGAGTCTGAAGCAACTGCCGATCAAGGCCTGCTGGTTCATGAGCAGCCTGCAGAACCCGCTCGGCGCCAGCATGAGCGAGACCAAGAAGCAGGCGCTGTACGACCTGCTGGTCGAACATCAGGTGCCGTTGATCGAAGACGACGTGTACGCCGAGCTGTACTTCGGCAGCCACCCACCCAAGCCGGTGAAGAGCTTTGACCGTGAGGGGCTGGTGATGCATTGCAGCTCCTTCTCCAAGAGCCTGGCGCCGGGCTATCGCATCGGCTGGGTGGCCGGCGGGCGCTATGCCGAGCAGATCGCCCGACTGAAGCTGATGACCACCATCTCCCCGTCGGTGCCAGCCCAGGCGGCGCTGGCCGACTACCTGCAGCACGGCGGCTATGACCGTCACCTGCGCAAACTGCGCCACGCCCTGGAAATGCAGCAGAGCGCGATGCTCGCCTCCGCCGCCCGACACTTTCCCGCCAGCACGCGGGTCACAAGGCCTTCGGGCGGCTATTTCCTCTGGTTCGAGTTCCCCGAGCGCCTGGACTCTCTGCAACTGCTGCGCCTGGCGCTGGCCCAGGGCATCAGCCTGGCGCCGGGGCCGATTTTCTCCGCCAGCCAAGGCTTTCGCCACTGCGCGCGACTGAACTACGGCCATCCGTGGAACCCGCGCAGCGAGCAGGCCATGGAAGTGCTCGGGCGCCTGGTGGCGGGGTTGTTGTAG
- the ccoG gene encoding cytochrome c oxidase accessory protein CcoG yields the protein MTDLIPVRAVESIDPAKPIHLTPAQAGGPIHTRSFTGRFRNLRLLGAGLLFLLFFGTAWIDWNGRQAVLWDLENRQFHIFGATFWPQDFILLSAILIIAAFGLFFITVLAGRVWCGYACPQSVWTWIFMRVEQITEGDRGQRIKLDAAPWSLQKLARRSAKHGLWLAVSLVTALAFVGYFTPVRQLTVDLATFEVGATTAFWVLFFTAATYINAGWLREKVCRDMCPYSRFQSVMFDSDTLVISYDAARGENRGPRRKDADYKAEGLGDCIDCTMCVQVCPTGIDIRDGLQLECIGCGACVDACDSIMDKLGYDRGLVRYTSENELAGGKTHWLRPRLIGYAAMLAVMIGAFVWALAERPLISLDVTRDRGLFRENALGQIENIYSLKIINKTQQARSYAISLVEPGDFELHGPRTLNLAPGEIRDLPVSVALTASHNAAGPQTLHFEVRDQADAGSRVSTQSTFLAPLR from the coding sequence ATGACCGATCTGATCCCCGTGCGCGCCGTCGAGAGCATCGACCCGGCCAAGCCCATCCACCTGACACCGGCCCAGGCCGGCGGCCCGATCCACACACGCAGCTTCACCGGGCGCTTTCGTAACCTGCGCCTGCTCGGTGCCGGCCTGCTGTTTCTGCTGTTCTTCGGCACCGCCTGGATCGATTGGAACGGCCGCCAGGCCGTGCTTTGGGACCTGGAGAATCGCCAGTTCCATATCTTCGGCGCGACCTTCTGGCCACAGGATTTCATCCTGCTCTCGGCGATCCTGATCATCGCCGCCTTCGGCCTGTTCTTCATCACCGTGCTGGCCGGCCGGGTATGGTGTGGCTACGCCTGCCCGCAGAGCGTGTGGACCTGGATCTTCATGCGTGTGGAGCAGATCACTGAAGGCGACCGTGGCCAGCGCATCAAGCTCGATGCCGCGCCCTGGTCGCTGCAGAAACTGGCCCGGCGCAGCGCCAAGCACGGCCTTTGGCTGGCGGTGAGCCTGGTCACCGCGCTGGCCTTCGTCGGCTACTTCACCCCGGTGCGCCAGTTGACGGTGGACCTGGCGACCTTCGAAGTCGGCGCCACCACTGCGTTCTGGGTGCTGTTCTTCACTGCCGCCACCTATATCAACGCCGGCTGGCTGCGCGAGAAGGTGTGCCGCGACATGTGCCCCTACTCGCGCTTCCAGAGCGTGATGTTCGACAGCGATACGCTGGTCATCTCCTACGACGCCGCCCGCGGCGAGAACCGTGGCCCGCGCCGCAAGGACGCCGACTACAAGGCCGAAGGCCTGGGCGATTGCATCGACTGCACCATGTGCGTGCAGGTCTGCCCCACTGGAATCGACATCCGCGACGGCCTGCAACTGGAGTGCATCGGCTGCGGCGCCTGCGTCGATGCCTGTGACAGCATCATGGACAAGCTCGGCTATGACCGTGGTCTGGTGCGCTACACCTCGGAGAACGAGCTGGCCGGCGGCAAGACCCACTGGTTGCGCCCGCGCCTGATCGGCTACGCGGCGATGCTGGCAGTGATGATCGGCGCCTTCGTCTGGGCGCTGGCCGAACGCCCGCTGATCTCCCTGGACGTAACCCGTGACCGTGGCCTGTTCCGCGAGAATGCCCTGGGCCAGATCGAGAACATCTACAGCCTGAAGATCATCAACAAGACCCAACAAGCGCGCAGCTACGCCATCAGCCTGGTCGAGCCCGGCGACTTCGAGCTGCATGGCCCACGCACGCTGAACCTGGCACCGGGCGAGATTCGTGACCTGCCGGTCAGCGTCGCGCTGACGGCTTCGCACAACGCTGCCGGCCCGCAAACCCTGCATTTCGAGGTACGCGACCAGGCCGATGCGGGCAGCCGCGTCAGCACCCAGAGCACCTTCCTGGCGCCGCTGCGCTAG